ACTGGATGCAAGCAAATCCGGATACGTCACCTGCCTGGTGTCGGATGGAGGCCCTGTCATGTGCACCCACCACATTATATGATTCAGTTACATGCTCCCCTATTCTAACTAACTTTAAATTTGGGAAAACATACTTGTAACATCCACTTTACGTATCTGGAAGCAACTCTGCAAGCATTTAGGGGTCAAGACGCCGTCGCTTTGTATGCCAGATAGCTATAAGCCTTTGTTTCCTCCTTCATTGCAAGATGGCACTTTTATGCTGTGGCGCCAGAGGGGCATATGTACTGTCAGGGACTTATTTGTAGAGGGTGTCTTTGCTACCTTTGAACAGCTATCTGACAAGTTTGACCTCCCCCAATCTCACTTTTTCGAGTATTTGCAAGTCAGACATTTTTATAGAAAGACATAGATTTTCCACATATCCCAGCAGATATTCCTGCTGATAGAATTTTTAAGTTACTCCTGATGATGAGGGGTGTTGTTTATAATGTTGTACTATCTCTTTGCTTCCCCTCTGATGAGACTCTTTTAGCTCTCTGGTGCCAGGATTTAGGTAGAGACCTGACGCCTGTCTGGGGGACTAATTCTCTGTCGGGTCCATTCATCGTCAATATGtgcacattcagacacacagtcaTTCAGTGTAAGCTACTACATCGTGTATATTGGACGAAATCTAAACTATCCCGTGTGTACCCCAACACTGTCCCACTTTGTGACAGGTGTCGCCGTTATCGTGGTACACTCTTACATATGTTCTGGACATGTCCCTCCTTACATACCTACTGGAATTCTATATTTTCTTCTATTTCAGACGTGCTACAGATAGACCTAGACCCATGCCCTGTTGCCGCCTTATTTGGGGTCCTACCTgacactatatattcctaactCTAAGTCAGACtttgctgcatttctttttcttattgcCCGGCGTTTAATCTTAAAACACTGGAAATCTCAGTACCCACCTTCTTATACTGTCTGCATTAGGGATGATCTAATGTTCTTGAAGCTTGAAAGGTTAAGACACCTGAAGCGAGGTGTGGTGTCCAAATTTGATGCACTTTGGCAGCCCTTCCTTTGCACGTTGACTCACTAATCCTACAACCACCAGAGACTCCCTAAACTAACCTAAAATATTACACATTCCTCCTCACACTGATTGTGTATGGGATTTGAGAGGGAcatcccccccttttttttgttttgttttgttttgttatttgtatttatttatttatttatccttttTTGTTTGGAAACATAAATCTCTGTTAATTAACACAGCTTGGGCTGGGTAAGGTGTGAGAATGTAAGAATCACTTATTGAGATTCTATGTTTGACTGTGCAATAATTCTGAAAGGGTTCTATGTTTTGTACTTCTCAAAAATTCCAATAAAAAAactatgggaaaaaaaaacattattccatccatccatcttttattaacccgcttgtcctgcagtgcagggtcacggggggctggagcctatcccagctagctttgagaggcggggtacaccctggacggGTCAATAACGTTATTCAGACAACAAAAATAATTAATGTCATTTCGGAGCTTAAAGAGAATGCAGTAAATGAGAGCACTTGGGTCAGTCAATTTTTTGAGTGCATCCAGGTCCACGGCAATGTTTTATGTTGCACATGTTCAAATTCTCCCACAGAAAATGATTCAGTGGTGTCACTGAGCTTCAAATGGTGAGACATTGTTTAGCAAAGACTTACATGGGGTGACATCACATCATGACCCGTCGACTActaaattttattttattaataattaaacTAATTTTAATTAGTTGACTAATCATTGCAGCCCTATTTGTGTATATAAAACACTTTTTATTGGCATATTGTCCGTCATATGTCTTACAGTTGTTACAAAGTTTTAGAGAATTTATTAAAATATCTTGAAAGATTGAGGAGCGATGTCCTCCCTTTGCATGATGATTTAGAAAAATAACCCAAAATATACCAAATTTTCACAAGGAAATGTTAAATGTCAAATCAGTCATGATTAAAATGTTTGATGAAGtgagttagaaaaaaaacatgttctccATTTTCACTTTATATGAAATAGCTTTACATCACACCATATGACAATTTAAGGCAGTGGTACAGGAAATTGATGAAAAATGCATATTTTCAACATAAAATCgaaaagaacatatatatttGGTAAATTAAGAGTcataacaacacaaaaaaataatttcagggATGATATATTAAgtttataaaaataatttctgGCTTATACTGTATGTCAACCACccatttaatcatttaattatGTATGGCCCCTGCCCCTCTAACATCTCTATGTTCCTGAGAAAAagttatataaaatgtataGATAAAAAGAAGATGTGAAGGTGAGACACACAAGTATATCATGGGTAAAACTGAACATATGGACAGAAAAAATCTGATATCACAAATTATATTCTGTTTACTTTTGTAAACTGTGCCCTCACCTCTGCTGTCTTTAATTAAATTGGAACTATTTTCCCACAGTTTGGCATGAACGCTCTGCTTCTGACGTCCTGGTTTGGACACCTAAAACTGCTGCAGACCCTGGTCTCCTGTGGGGCCAAACTGAACTCTGAAAACAAAGTAAGAGCTGCCCCATTTAGCAAACAAGGTCACTGTCTGACTGATACCTCACagtctgtgttggtgtgttagGATGGTCTAAGTATACTGCACTGTGCTGCTCAGCGAGGCCACATCGAAGTACTGAAGTTCATCATGGAGGAACTTGAAGACTTCTGTCTGGACAAAGCAGACAAGGTGACTTTATATAAAGCACAAAAGAACTGATCCTCATGCTTTTTCCTCattgtgtaatgtaatgtagcTCTTGTAACCTGCTGATGTCTCTGACCAGTCAGGGAAGACGGCTCTCCACCTAGCAGCTGAACACGGACAGCTAGAAGTGATTGAGTATCTCATTGGAATGGGTTGCACACATGGTTTGAAGGAcaaggtgagacacacacagaataacaaaaacaaaataagaatTCAAACATCTAAATAGTACAGTTCAATTTCATATTTGTGTGGCTGTACACATGCCATCATACATGATAGCATAACACATGCATACGCTGTTCATGGGGGGCACTCCTACTATATACaagtatttattatttacagcaGTGGTATTGTGCTTCTGTCATAGAGGGAGCCAGAATCTTTACTACTGCTTAGTATCAATTGGACCTTGTGTTTCACATCTTTAGCATATTGAAAAGGAGTTGTCTTAGAATTGGTTTCTTCCTTACAGGAGGAGAACACAGCCATGCATCTTGCAGCAAAGCAAGGGCACACAGACGTCCTGCAGAAGATTGCGGAGACTGGAGTAGATATAGATGAAAGGAATATTGTAAGTATCTGGACTGGCCTGCACGCAAACAGAGGCAGAGGTAGTGTATGTGTCTATTTTTACAGTGTTACctttacttttaaaaaaatattgcacCATTCTATATCAGATACTATGTACGTCTGTTTTGACAGATTTACTAACCTCTAACCACTCCCTGTAACTGCTTATATCGTCTGCATAGCATGTTGCTTCACCATAGGGATAGTAGTGTCTGCAGTTCAATAGACAAAGCTTTTTGTATTTTGGCCAAATACCTATGACTCCTCAGCTCCTGCCTCATAAAACTCTTATCCTCTTATCCTTCAAGTCGACTGGCATGTGTCTTCAACTTATCTATCTGTCCAATACAATAAAAAGCTGATTGCTCAGATGTTATGCTTCAAGCAGGTTCCTTGTAGAGGATGCCTAAATCAGGGTCACCTCTGTAACCATGTCCTCTCTTTATCAGCTACTCTAGCTGCATGAACAGCGTCTGTGCTCCTGAGTACacctttagatttttttatacaGTTGCATGATCTCTGCTAACATTTTATCTACAGACAGTTTTGTTTTATCTACACAGTTGCTTGGACTTTTTGCCCTGCAATTGTGGAAACCTACAATAAAGGATTACCCATGCAGGGTGCTGCATACAACATTTTTAGCAACACTATAGAGTTTATGGGCTTGAAAAACATGGAAATGTTTGAAGAACTGAAATTATGAACTTAATTGTGAACTTAAATAAGTGAAATTACTTGTGTTGTAGGATGGGCTCACAGCGTTGCACCTGGCAGCTAATGGAGGTCGTTACGAATGTGTCAAACTCCTGCTGGCATCTGGCTGTAATGTTGATGCACACACTAATGTAAGCTTGTCCTTTTGTAATTAGGACAGGTGTTTGCAGAGCATTATTGTAATACACTGACCCTTTCATCTGCAGAATAATATGACGGCTCTCCATTACGTGGCTCAGCATGGCTTCAACAGAGAGGCCAACTTGCTGCTGGAGGCAGGAGTCAACGTAGACACAGTAAACAATGTTAGTAATATCAGCTCCCATGAACAGTTGGGAAaatggctttttttaaaaatatgatcCCTGCAGAAGATGGGATGACAGGTGACTGACAAAAAGTAAAGTCAGAATTCTTTCAAATTAAATTGCTTCTTTGTGACCTGGAAGGCCTGGAAGCATGTCTAATTAGGTCTACATGTATGTGGGTCTTTACTGTCCCTTGTGCAGCAACATAGTGCTGTTGCCTAGCGCAAGGGGCAACTCCAGCTCAGGGGACAGTCAGTAGTGTCTCATCTCACCCAGTAACACCAGTGCCAAGCTCACCTTCACTATTAGCAGCACAATTACCATTTCCATTGCATTAACCATGTGAGACTATGGCCACAGGCAAATCATATCAGAAAAGGTAAAGATAGGTAGGTCTATTTCTGAATTCACACATCACTAAACATAGAGCAAATGAATAAAACTTGACACTCTCACAGCTATCTACAACACCGAAGACTCTATATAGTGGGTGCTTTTATTAGCTGATAATGTTCCTGATGTCGTCTTCTTTGGTGCAGCAACACATCACCCCGCTCCACCTAGCAGTGATCAATCATCATAAAGGGGTAATTAATCTGCTTATAGATGCTGACTGTGATCTGGACATCACTGACAGTGTGAGTACCAGCTTATACTGaacataaatgcaaaaaaatcgACAAAATTTCCGttttaataaacacacatttcatggtGAGTTCTCATTGGTGCACTAACAAGTGTGTGTCATATCGGTCACAGAGGCAGCAGACTGCGATGCACATAGCAGCAGAACATGGCTTGCAGGATCTAGCTGAGATGATGCTGATATCTGGTGTCAACCTCAATCTGGCTGACAAGGTGCAGCACAACTCCACTTTTAAACAGGACATCACTTTCTCTATCTCAATGTATGCAGTTAAATGCAGTTTGTGGTGACTCTATGGTGTATACAGCAGGGGAAAACTTGTCTGGAAGTGGCAGCAAGGGGGAATCATGTGATCCTGGTGGATATGATCATCAAAGCTGACCGTTTCTATAAATGGGAGAAGGTGggttttttctctgtctgtgaggaTTTTGTTGTCATTGTACATTTTTACATATCCATACTTTTACTGAAACCTGCTATTGCAGGGGTACAGAGAAGCTGTTATGCATGCTCACACTGCATACTGATATGATTGAGAGAGTGTTTTTCCCTCTTCTGGACTTTGTACAGAAAACAgcatacatacattttatttataccTGCTCCCCTGATGTATTTAGGATCACATATGTGAGGAGGGCTTGTGGGTGGGGAAGACCCTCAGCTTCAAGCAGGACCACCAGCTGGAGACACAGCATCTTCGCTCTGTTCTGTGGAACCTGGCCACCAAGCACCTCTGCCGCGGAGAGTGGAAGATTCTGGCTCAACACTGGGAATTCAGCGATGCTCATATAAGGGCTATAGAACACCAGTGGACAGGTGAGCAGTGGTGACACTCAAACAGTGTTTCAGAGCAGTCAAGTAATTGTATTACTATCAATTCAGAAATGAATGAGATTACAATACTTTTGGTCCATTAATAGAATGAAAATTCAATCAGGCAAAATGTAGTCTGCTCCTCAATAGTAAGAAAAATCATTTCCAGACAGTATAGATTTTCATCTgtattcagaaggttgaagcaaggcgtctggacttgtggggttttcttgaagacgtttctcatccaagcagcttcatcagttctaactatggtgagaaaaaaaatggttcatatgtggtggaggacctcagtgggcgGTCTGTGTAAAAGTCACGAACAATAGATCTAactgtctccatacttacctgtgttggtctgacacTCTTTTGAGGAgaacaatgttcacatcttaGACGGAGAGGAcaggtttgaaagaggagtcaaggacccacccactgaggtcccacccactgaggtcccacccgctgaggtcctccaccacatataaaccatgttttcccaccaaacagttagaactgatgaagctgcttggatgagtccagacgccttgcttcagtcaTCTCaacgaatatgacctggatgactgagaatgtTCAAACAAGAAGCAATGCATTTTTAGAAACAAGAAACTGTGAGCAAGGGGTGTGTAGGCAGTAGAACTACAGATCAGCAGCTTCCTAAGAGGTAGAGAAATGAACAGGctcagaaggagagagaaagtgcaCACTAAAAAAATTGGACTTGTAGGTATGAAAAGCTTCAAGGAGCATGGTCATCGCATGTTGTTAATCTGGCTTCATGGAATGTTATTGGCGGGGGAGAACCCCATCAAAGGCCTGTACGAGGGGCTTGTGGAAATCTCACGCACTGACTTGGCAGGTGAGCCCGTCAAAGAGTGAGTACATCACTGTTTGTTCCGCTAGCTGGTTTGCTACCTGTGTGCTTCTGCCTGACTTCTTGTTTCCTTGTTGTTATCCAGAGTGCATCCGGCAGAAGGCAAATGCAGAGACCAGTTCTCCCAAAGTGTGCTCTGCAATGTGATACACTGAGTCAGTGACTGTAACGACCTAACAACTTCAAGTTATCACTTCACAAACTCCATGTGGCTCCAGTagaaaacactgtaaatatacaatatacaatGCAGAGTTTATAATATGAATTTTGTTCTCTGCAAATTGTACTGTTAGGGAAAGTAAttctttcacacatgcagtgttGCTGATATATCTCACACTGTATAGTACACAAAGGGCAACATTTGAACAAATCCCTGCAAATCTTTCATCAGCCACTGTAATATAACACAAAAGATACAAAGACAAGTCAAGACAAAGCACCTGTAatg
This portion of the Parambassis ranga chromosome 3, fParRan2.1, whole genome shotgun sequence genome encodes:
- the ankdd1a gene encoding ankyrin repeat and death domain-containing protein 1A isoform X1, whose amino-acid sequence is MESEPLSEDDVLLWSEKDLHDAAKRNDTEKIQELIKKGVDVKAKSKIDRKALHWAAGAGNEQALRLLLDHDTDVDESDSFGMNALLLTSWFGHLKLLQTLVSCGAKLNSENKDGLSILHCAAQRGHIEVLKFIMEELEDFCLDKADKSGKTALHLAAEHGQLEVIEYLIGMGCTHGLKDKEENTAMHLAAKQGHTDVLQKIAETGVDIDERNIDGLTALHLAANGGRYECVKLLLASGCNVDAHTNNNMTALHYVAQHGFNREANLLLEAGVNVDTVNNQHITPLHLAVINHHKGVINLLIDADCDLDITDSRQQTAMHIAAEHGLQDLAEMMLISGVNLNLADKQGKTCLEVAARGNHVILVDMIIKADRFYKWEKDHICEEGLWVGKTLSFKQDHQLETQHLRSVLWNLATKHLCRGEWKILAQHWEFSDAHIRAIEHQWTGMKSFKEHGHRMLLIWLHGMLLAGENPIKGLYEGLVEISRTDLAGEPVKEVHPAEGKCRDQFSQSVLCNVIH
- the ankdd1a gene encoding ankyrin repeat and death domain-containing protein 1A isoform X3, coding for MHRTWRASRCRRMMSIDRKALHWAAGAGNEQALRLLLDHDTDVDESDSFGMNALLLTSWFGHLKLLQTLVSCGAKLNSENKDGLSILHCAAQRGHIEVLKFIMEELEDFCLDKADKSGKTALHLAAEHGQLEVIEYLIGMGCTHGLKDKEENTAMHLAAKQGHTDVLQKIAETGVDIDERNIDGLTALHLAANGGRYECVKLLLASGCNVDAHTNNNMTALHYVAQHGFNREANLLLEAGVNVDTVNNQHITPLHLAVINHHKGVINLLIDADCDLDITDSRQQTAMHIAAEHGLQDLAEMMLISGVNLNLADKQGKTCLEVAARGNHVILVDMIIKADRFYKWEKDHICEEGLWVGKTLSFKQDHQLETQHLRSVLWNLATKHLCRGEWKILAQHWEFSDAHIRAIEHQWTGMKSFKEHGHRMLLIWLHGMLLAGENPIKGLYEGLVEISRTDLAGEPVKEVHPAEGKCRDQFSQSVLCNVIH
- the ankdd1a gene encoding ankyrin repeat and death domain-containing protein 1A isoform X2, with protein sequence MESEPLSEDDVLLWSEKDLHDAAKRNDTEKIQELIKKGVDVKAKSKIDRKALHWAAGAGNEQALRLLLDHDTDVDESDSFGMNALLLTSWFGHLKLLQTLVSCGAKLNSENKDGLSILHCAAQRGHIEVLKFIMEELEDFCLDKADKSGKTALHLAAEHGQLEVIEYLIGMGCTHGLKDKEENTAMHLAAKQGHTDVLQKIAETGVDIDERNIDGLTALHLAANGGRYECVKLLLASGCNVDAHTNNNMTALHYVAQHGFNREANLLLEAGVNVDTVNNQHITPLHLAVINHHKGVINLLIDADCDLDITDSRQQTAMHIAAEHGLQDLAEMMLISGVNLNLADKQGKTCLEVAARGNHVILVDMIIKADRFYKWEKDHICEEGLWVGKTLSFKQDHQLETQHLRSVLWNLATKHLCRGEWKILAQHWEFSDAHIRAIEHQWTGMKSFKEHGHRMLLIWLHGMLLAGENPIKGLYEGLVEISRTDLAECIRQKANAETSSPKVCSAM